CTATTTGAGGCTATTTATTGCTCGATGTGTCAATACTCCACTATCATGATGCTTCTCAGTTTGCTCTCAAGTTTTACATTAAAGTTTATAGCAAGCTTATGTATTACTTGTGgaactcaattttttaaaacattccAGAGACCAGAGAAATCCTGGAGAAGGAGCAAAAGGTCTTTTTCACTCTCTAACCTGGTGCAAGACTTACAAAAGATTTAGAGAGTTCTAGAGGGAAGATGACTGAAGCAACCCATCTCGAATCTGTGCGGCAACATCATGAACGGCTCCAGGTCCATGAGGAATGAATACAGATGAAGATTTAGAAGAAGCTCCAATTTCCTTCATGGTGTCAAAGTACTGGGTGATGAGGACTATGTCAAGAACATCCTTAGCAGTGGTTCCAGGCACATTTTCTGAGAATCCTAGCACACTATCTCTTAAACCATCGACAATTGCTTGGCGCTGCCTGGCAATACCTACTCCTGAGAGATACTTGGACTCAGCCTCACCTTCTGCTCTCTTTATCTGTATAATTTTCTCTGCTTCCGCTTTCTCGTTTGCTGCTACTCTCAGCCTTGCAGCTGCCAGAATTAAACTTGTTCAGAACGAGCAACTTTTAGCCAAGGCTTGCTTGGTAGAGATGGATAGCTCACCAGCATTAATTTCATTCATTGCACGTTTGACATGGTCGTCTGGTTCTATATCGACAATGAGTGTCTGAACAATTTCATACCCATACGCGGACATGGCCTGTAaatcaaaacaaccaagaagTCAAAGCTTACTCTTGAGACATGGATCTAAGAACTGATTACTTGCCTTTTCAAGTTCATCTTCAACAGCTTTTGCAATTTCCTTCTTTTGCTCGAAAACATCATCCAAGTCCAGCTTGGGAACACTTGCTCTGATCACTGAACAATCAAACACGCATCTTAAAACCGAAACATACCAGGGTATGGAAATTGATTGAGTTTTCCTTTTTAACATACCATCAAAAACATAAGCCTGAATCTGGGCTCTTGGGTTGCTAAGTTTGTAGAAAGCATCACTGGCCTTATCAGCCAGGGCCTGGTATTGAACAGATGCCTCAACATTGACAAACACATTGTCCTGCAAATACAATCATCATATCCAACTTCTTCACTTCCAAGATTAAAGATTTTATAATCTTCCTTGTGAGAAAGCTTGGTAAAAAAGTGTCATTGCAGTACCTTTGTCTTGGTTTCACAACGCACGTCCAATTGCTGCAACCTGAGTGAGAGATGGCCAGCCAGCTGACTTCCTAGGCACCAAGGCAGACAGTGGCATCCTGGTTCAAGTACTTCATCAAACCTGCCAAATCTCTCTTTGATGGCAACTGTGGATTGGTTAACTTGTACACAACATAATAGATTTCCCATTTGAATCCAACCTTTTctaacctgaaaaaaaaaaatagaaaaagaaaaagaaaaacagatttTGCAATCAAACACCAAACAATCTTCCCTCTTGCTCAGCCTCTCTTTCTGGTATTTAGTTCCTCTATCTTTCCCTTTTATCACACATCCTTTGTGTTTGTGTTCATATAATTCCCTGTTGCCAAAATTCATAACAAAGAGAGGAAACTTGCTTACCTGCAGCTAACAAAAGGGAGGTAGTAACAGAGAAGGGAAGAAGAACAAGCAAGAGAAGgaaaataaatatgtcaatGCAAGAAGATTAGAACAAGATAAAACATTTTGAAACTCCgcacaagaaagaaaatagaattatattaacatcattaatttaaaatatgtagtTGTCAATGGAAAATGAAGTTgctttattttacaaaatatctTGCTTGTCATTATTATCCTGTACAATTTGATGAGCAAGTGATTTGTTATTAAATGGGCTCATGAGATACTCTCTTCTCTCTCCGCTGAAACTTCCTAGCGGTTATGATTTAATCATGTCAAATTTCCCTAAGGGGTCAATTATGTATAGCTAAGCTTGGAATTTAGATGGAGGGTAGGTGCCAAGCTGTTTTCAAGAAATATGTCAAGACTTCAGAGAAAAGGCAAGAATTGCATAATTCCGTTaggtttttgtcattttatgttGTCTACTTGTTAAACATCATGACAATTATATTGAAATTCTCTACTGCTTCTACAATTCTTACCTTGATATTCGTATTGAAATCTGCTAAAGGGAGCTCTATAGTGCAACAAgaaatattaattcttttaaggAAACAGAGAATTATTTATGGAAGATGATGGTATTCAAGGGAATAATAAAATGTTGTTATCCATTACCTGAATTTGCAGTTCTCAAAGTCAAAATGATGCATCAGCAAATTTAAATGCTCTCTCCACAGAGTTAAATATTGGAATTCACTTATAAAAGTAGATTCGATTCGGTCTAGTTTGACTTAGAAGAGTCAATCTCGAATTGAAGTTTTAATTcgataaatcaaattaatattgacttatttatttattcgataATACTGTTCATTTTATCAGTGATATTGTTTATCAGTTTAATAACATTGTACACTCTGTTAATAACCCTTAATAATATTATGCAATAGTTTAAATAAACTCGACTTAGGTATTATTGATTCAGCCTAAACATAAGTTGGTCTCACGTTTGACTTAGGTCAAATCTATCTCTATTCACCCACATAGAAGTTCAGAGAATAgatgtatttttgttttaatagtaAACTTCCTATGTTACCAAGCTCTGGTGCCCAATTCCAACAATTGTTTCGGATGATTACAGTGCCAATAACATCTTCTCTAATGTTTTTTATCAAAGAGCGAGCTTGAGGGCATCAACCAAAATTGTGGGATACCAATGAAATCTgttaatagaaaacaaaaactgGTTGAGTAGAACACATAGGGCATTTAATTTAACCAGTATTAAAGAGAGAGATGCCTCTTTACTGCGTATTCTGAAGtccatttttgttttcatctgTCAATAATTGATTTGACACCACTATCCACATTTAGATCTTAAAGTTGCTTATGCTTTTCATAGGGGTTGGCTCCACTTGGTTCAGAAGATGggctaaaaaaatatagaggtgTTGCAAAGACACAATGCAGGCGAGGTAGCTCCTTCCAGTTATCACATTCCTTGTACAAACATCGAAACAAATAGCTACCGTATGTATTGGCTATACAGTTCATTTATCTGTCACCTTTCCTAAAAATTACCATCTCAACATGAACTTTCAGCCTATTTCCCGAGTAGCTTTTCAGTCTCCAATCTTGAAATCTCATAGACAGCAAATGGAAGTAAAGATACAATTAATTAGACTAGCCTCCCAGGGTTTGTTACACATCATTTCATTAAGCAAGGAgccttttttgttgttttgagtTAATACAAGGTATGGTAAATGGTAAACAGCAAAAATACAAGCCATTTCTAAGACATGCAATACCACTGTGATTATCCAAGGATGAGTCAAATCAAGAcctttaatgctattattttttCCCATTTGGTTTTGGTGATGGGTGAGGATGATGATATGGAGAAGCATGCCCATTTGGATTGGATAAGCTCCTCATGGGTGGTTGCCCGTTCCTTGTAATGAATCCTACCTGTGTCCTAGCACCGTTTTTATAATTTCGGTTGGATCTGTTGTGATCTGCTTGCATAGATTGGAAGTAATAGGAAGAGCTGGCCATATCTTTGAGATTGGGTAATGGCTTCAATGCTTCCACAACTTCACTCATCCGGGGTCTGCTTTTGGGGTCCCGACTCAGGCACTGGGCAGCCAGCTGGGCAGCTTTCTGAGAACCTTTGATTGAAAAGTGACCTTCAAGGCGAGGGTCTAACAATCGGTAGAACCTCCTCTTGTCTCCAAGATGCGGCCTTGCCCATTCAACAAGGTTATGCTCCCCGTTTGGTCGGTTTTTATCCATGGATCTTCTACCGGTCAGCATTTCAAGTAAAACTACTCCAAAGCTATACACATCACTCTTTGATGTTAAATGTCCTACATCCATGATaatcattttagatttaagTACTAGCAAATAACAATCAATGATTTCTGCACTAATATCGTTAAAGCTTCCATAGAAAAAACGATAAGCATCACGCACCAGTCATTACATATTCAGGAGCAGCATAACCGTAAGTTCCCATTACTCGAGTAGATACATGAGTTTTACCTTCCTCGGGGGCATCTTTGGCTAGTCCAAAATCAGAGAGTTTGGCATTGTAATCCTAAAATGTTTAACTGTTttagaaagagaagaaatatgAAACTGAGAGAATTCAGTACTGTTGAGAATGTTTGTGACATACCgcatctaataaaatatttgatgttttaaaatcacGATATATCACAGGCTTTTCAGCTTCTTCATGAAGAAAGGCAAGGCCCTTTGCAGCACCTAATGCAATCTTCATTCTGATAGACCAAGGAAGAGGCAAGGACCCTTCTGCATATAACATGGTTGCACCAGACAGCATTAAACATCAATTACAAGCAAAAGTTACTCTATTATGTTAAACGACTTCATTTTGTCAATATGTATTCTTCTAGtatctggaaaaaaaaaaatggtgggAATCTTTTCCATCccatgaaaatgaaaaacctGTCATGTACAACGGCTGTTAAAAACAGAGAAAATTAAGAATATGTGAAATCATATTCACCATAGCTGCTGTGAACTGTGACCATTATGCACAAGACAAAAATAAggacaaagaaaatgaaaagggtaaaataaaataaatgctGTATATCCATTCATATAAAAGCTATAATGGAACAAGGATCTCTAGAACCATCACCTCGTCAAAAATCTGTGAATACCAAAGTCTATATACTTTGTGGTAGTATTTTTTTTCCAGATGCATGTCAAACATAGAAGCTACCAGGATCTAACTTAGAAGTCAAGGACACAAAAATATAAGGTTGCTGTGCAACCTAAAAAGGTGAAATGCGAAGAAAGGATGCACCATGAGCATTTTAGCCATAATTTCAGAGAAACCTTGCAACACTCTAGATATCATCTACAACCTAGAGAAAATAGACTCACTAGAATCCCTGAACTCGCACATTGAGGAAACTGGATATTTAGCTATGAGAAATTAACTACACCAAATAATTAAAGCACCCAATTGATACAATTCTTTGATTAAGCAATTACAATAGGCAgaaagtttaaacaaaacaaatttaagaaaattagaTGATCAGTCACATACTTCTAAAGAGATGGTTCTCCAAACTCCCTCGAGGCATGAACTCATATACCAGCAACCTTTGATCATCTTCAATGCAATAACCAACCAATTTAACCAAATTTGGATGGAGGAGGTTGCCAAGGAAATTAACTTCGGCCTGTTATGAAGAGGAAACATAAAGTTTTCAATGagtataaaaacaaaagaaccaAAAGTGTGGTTCCACTATGTTTACTTAAAAATGAGGAAAATTTGAAGGAAGGTCATACTAGCCACTCTTTATGACCCTGAAGTCCATCATGATTTAGGGTTTTAACAGCAACAGTAAGCCCAGTACCAGGTTTTACAGGAGCAGTTCCATTTTCCTCGACCCAACCTTTGAAGACACAACCAAACCCACCTTCACCGAGAAGACTCTCTGGTCTGAAATTCCTAGTAGCTAACTTTAGATCATTGAATGTGAACTTCCGAAGCTGAGAAGCAATCTTCAGCTCCTCACTGAATTTTGGTGTGGATGAAGTACTTTCTGCATTACTTGTGGTTGTAGATGACACAGGAACAACTGGCTGGtctcttcttttctcatttGGAGATTTATTATCTGTAGAGTGACACAACGACCAagtaagaaaacaataaaatcatacatatttgccagaaatgaataaaaataacatcacaataatcaaattcattGATTATCATTGTACCCTTGAGTTAATGCATTTATGGTATACCCCCACTAAAAGAACTCATTTATTGTCCCCATAACTATATACAAAATGAATGCTGGTGAATAATTCAAAAAGGCCAAGCATATTGTTTCTCATAACTAGGTACTAATAGACAAACTGGTTGCGATCAACTAGcctctaaaaaaatttagaatgtgctaaataaaaagaaatccATGGACATGCTTGGATAGTAAATGATCACAATATATTAGCTTGgcttaaaaaatcaaacacactTACACCATATGAAAAAGTACAGTCAGAATCAATAAATGAACAACtctgatatataaaaaatctccaatttctttccaaaaacaGAAACCAAAAGAGTTCAATTAACATCTGAGTCCAGTTCAAACAAGCTATATCATTTCAACTAGTGATGCTGATATAGAAGGAAAGAATTAAATTCAGCAGAAAACCAGCTCTTatcacataatattaaaatataacattaagtTCTTAGCTTTACAACTTTTATAAGAACCCAAAGTTTCTCACTGACTAAAGATCACTGATCTGCATAAATTGTATCCCAAAAATCCCAGCAAATTGGTACACCTCTTTACTTGTTTATATGAACCCAAAAAGATGAGGTAATACAGAAGAAAAAATCTTCACAGATAAACTTCAAAGTTTCTAAGAAAAAACACTTACTATAATTGGTACTAGTACCACTCAAGGAACTATCAACTTTTGATCTTGAAGGCATGCAACTCTCCATAAACCTGAACCTAACCCAACACCcaatttcatcttcttcctcagctCCATCTTTGATCTTCTTTTTCACCTTTCTTGATTTCTTATTACTACTACTATTCACTTCCCCATTCTTAACCTTTACAGATTCCGGACTCAAACCCATGTCCACAAAATTCAACTGATCAACTTCTCATAACTCAAAAAAGCAAACAACTTTAGCTACAACAACAAAAACCCATCTCAAAACATGTCAAACAATCAACAAGTGAAAAAAACTGATACCCATCTCCACAAAAAAGAGAAACTCTACTGATCAACCTTCAAAACTCACAGAAGCAAACAACTTTAGCTACAACAGAAAAACCCCATCTCAAAAACACATGAAGGGATGGGTAATAAGTGAAAGCAAATGACAACCAGGTAGGAATTTTAGTCAAAAGGTAAGAGAGAGAGGGGAAGGGTGCTTGAGAAAGAGGGAAAGTGTTAGGACGGGCAGAAGGGGCAGGTTGAAACAAAGAGAAAGGGCAGCTTGGGCaagagagagaggaagagatTTTGTTTGTTGGTCACAACAGTGACTTTGGCATATTCCAGACAAGAAAATCCACATCTGCTCTAAAATCATTTAAATGTTTAAGTGGATCATCATCAACAGGAAAGCTACAGGACTCAACTCAGATCTCAGATGGGCGAAAGCACTATTTCACCCCTAAGTTTAAGTGCAACCCAGGTCACACCAATTagatttgaaaaacataaaatctcACGTATCtgttaaaaattacaattatgattagagataaaataatcatttaataaaaaattttaaaaatctaaaattttgtttatttcctCTCTCAGCTTGAAAACTTATAATTCAACCCCcacctaaatttgaaaaatcaaaattcccCCCTAAGATTTGTAAATCATGGTAGGAGTCATTGGAGATGGTCATCTCTGGTGGCATTAACTCTCCATTCTAGCTCAACTCTTCCTGTCGATCACTTCCTAACTATCAACATTGGCTATTTCCTCAACAAAGAAGAAATTGTCTTCGTATGATTGTCTCTGTCTAGGACGAAGATGATTTCGTTTTCATCAAAGGTGAAGACGACTGTCGGTGGTCTCAGATGGCCACATCATCTCCATCTGAGACCTTTGAAGAAGACAAAATTGTCTTTGTTAGAGAAGAAGACAATCTGACGAAAACGATTTCGTCTTTGTCGGAGGAAATAACTTATGTCAGTGACTGAGAAGTGATCGACAGAGAAAGTTGAGTTGGAGGGAGAGCCAATGCCAATCGAGATGGCTATCTCTGGTGACTCCAACTATGATTTACAAACTTGGtggagaaattttaattttttaaactttatgtgggggttaaattatgaatttttaaaatgaaggGGGAAATGAAtgaaactttagatttttaaaatttgcaatTTGAACATATACAAAGAATTTATCTTTttcacttaatatatatatatatatatataatatgatctACAAATCCCGGATTTAAAGCATGAGTTCTGTTCAATCTTAAAACTTCTGAATCCTACAATTTTTAAGAAGTAAAAATCAATGCCTATAGTCAGTAGAAGGATTTGATAGTAGACTTGAGGAGAACAAATCAAATGTTTGATTGCCTCTTTGCCTGACTTACTCTTCATGGGCATGGTGTTTCGaataaacataaacataaattcttgttatatttatataatttatctatcTATGTAGAATTTGCTACTCTCTTatgaacatataaatttatataatttaaaatgatcctaaccaaaaaaaaaaaatcatcaaaaataaaaaattgtaaaaaaaggtaaaaattattaaagaaaataaatttatggatGACTACCTTTTCTCAAACTTGTCTCATTTGAAGTGAATACTAAATCAAACTTGCACTGACCAAATTGGAACCTATcctgtattatattatatcattatatcacGGGAGGTCACTAAGTCAATAGTGTAAATACATGGCAGATGAAATTTGTCTGTATTTAGAGTTTTGGATGGTGCCTGAAAAGTGTAAGCATGAGGACAAATCAATGAGAATGTGACATGTAAGCATCTGCTGTTCAcctaatacataaaaaaatattaaggagATTGTTACTAAATTGACTACTGAAGTGGGGTGGTATCATTTTCCCATGATAGTGGAATTACAACTACACCTTGGAAAATTTCCTGAAGTAGTGGGCATTTTATTCATTCAGGTAGCAGTTGTTCattgaaaacctaattttatttgCTCATTAGTCATCTTTCTGGCTCCTCCTTGTTCACATTCTGTTGCTTAAATTCTTACAACTTCATTTTAGACGAATAGTTtagatacatattataaaaatagaaactGATGGGCTGACactaaaagttaaatttttaagtagGCCAaagactattcccacccaagatatgctGATTTCTTAAAGTTTcttccattaattttgaaaataccatttacctacccatgaccgtttaaatctattaattttaaagagcaaaatcgttattttatatttaatattaaaaataaatttaaatatgtttcattttcccccctaaaagtttaaaaactaacttttttctctaaaccaagtttgaaaaaaatcacattctcccctaaggtttagtttcaaaattcgATCACCTTCTTTAACGCCATCGTCGACCGTCTCTCCCTCTCAACGACTCCCCATCCTCTGACGTGCTGCCTCACCTCCATCCCAACTCCTCGGCTTCCAAAAACATCGTCTGGTAAGACAATTCCTCTTCCTAAACGACATTTTTGGACGTCAGAAGAGGTGGGATGGAGATGAGGTAGTTCGTCGAATGATGGGGAGCCGTCAGAAGGGAGAAACGACCAACAATGACGTCAAAAATGGTGAtcagattttgaaactaaatcctagggggaaatgtaattttttcaaacttaacttaagaaagaaaatattagtttttaaaattttagggggaaatgagataaaatttttaagagttaggttcgttaattttaattagtcataggtggataaatggtattttcaaagttaacgggaaaactttgagaaatcaacataccttgggtgggaaatagtcctttggccttttaagtATAATGATGGATCATATGTTTCAAAACTTGATAATGAAATGTCAAAACCATAGATAGAGTCAAGTTATATTTGTTTGGTATCTATAAACccttaatcaaataatcatatttaagGCGTAATACTTTATGTATTAATTATGGATAAATATACTAATTAATaccaatatatcattatataattaaataatattaaattagagataaaataaataataaaatacttaatcacttaatgatatgttaagtattaatatattcatttatttgcatatgtactatttttatatgaaaattgattcaaaACACACAATATTTATCTTGTTGAACTCAATTTTGTGTTGTTAAAATGGTTTTAAATCTGATGATGATGTAGTATATTTACTTGATTGACGATAATGATTAATTGGAACTCAACCACATAAAATAGTGGTATTTTTCAGGTTTTAGAGTATGAGATCGATATTTTAAGCAAAAACATGTAAATGTAATATTCCTAAACAAATCTCACACGAGTGAGACATTAAGTATATATAAGTGTCTCACATTAAATAGTTCATAAACTTTTAAAGAGAGTCGAGTTAAGATGATAAActatgatatatgatattgGCGTTATTAAGATAATGATGTGTGTCTACAATAAACAACCTAACCTTGCCCCAAGCAATAAAAGATATTGAAATCTTTTGTTAAAATCTAGCCTAATCGGTCCCAAAATCAATTGACTTTAGATAATTGTGATTGGGATTGCAATTGAAAAGTCTAAAGGTGATTTTTaagttcaataattttaaaataaaatcatacaaaCCTTTCAAAACTGAAGGCAAACAAAAGttcttttttccaaaaattgGAGTTCAAAGCTGTTTACCACTTCATCATTCCAAACTAACTGCTTTCTTATAGAGAATTCTGAAATCTTGCTTTCCTCTTTTTTTCATTCCTATGATTTCACGCTTGTTTATTTCTAGATGAGTAATTAAGCTAGCCAAAGGCCACaggttttaattttgatacatacAAGCCTGCAGTCAGATTCTCAAATTTTCAAGCGCGCTGATTTTGGAGCATTTTGTTGATGGATTCCTAGATGCCACTCAGGTTGAGTATTACTCGTTGAAAAtgtaatcataatattttttttccatctgTCTTCCATGTGCATATATTTGTTAACCTTACCAACATCTTGTACCGGTACACGAGTCCCAAAAATGGGTTGTAAGGTTACCCTATGTTACCCTTGACAATCTTTCTGATgtttaaagtttcaaaatgaTTCTACTTGATTTTTAGTGTTAGCCTATACACTAGACTAAGGTGGATGCTCAAAGGTTTTATGGTCAATCTTTGAAATATGCCCAAAAGTTCAAAGCTCAAAGTCATTTCACATTATTATATAAGGGATCAACATAGCATTCCAACCGACAAATCTTTTAATAGGA
The genomic region above belongs to Mangifera indica cultivar Alphonso chromosome 15, CATAS_Mindica_2.1, whole genome shotgun sequence and contains:
- the LOC123198338 gene encoding hypersensitive-induced response protein 1-like isoform X1, which produces MNFGNRELYEHKHKGCVIKGKDRGTKYQKERLSKREDCLVFDCKICFSFSFSIFFFQVRKGWIQMGNLLCCVQVNQSTVAIKERFGRFDEVLEPGCHCLPWCLGSQLAGHLSLRLQQLDVRCETKTKDNVFVNVEASVQYQALADKASDAFYKLSNPRAQIQAYVFDVIRASVPKLDLDDVFEQKKEIAKAVEDELEKAMSAYGYEIVQTLIVDIEPDDHVKRAMNEINAAARLRVAANEKAEAEKIIQIKRAEGEAESKYLSGVGIARQRQAIVDGLRDSVLGFSENVPGTTAKDVLDIVLITQYFDTMKEIGASSKSSSVFIPHGPGAVHDVAAQIRDGLLQSSSL
- the LOC123198338 gene encoding hypersensitive-induced response protein 1-like isoform X2; translated protein: MGNLLCCVQVNQSTVAIKERFGRFDEVLEPGCHCLPWCLGSQLAGHLSLRLQQLDVRCETKTKDNVFVNVEASVQYQALADKASDAFYKLSNPRAQIQAYVFDVIRASVPKLDLDDVFEQKKEIAKAVEDELEKAMSAYGYEIVQTLIVDIEPDDHVKRAMNEINAAARLRVAANEKAEAEKIIQIKRAEGEAESKYLSGVGIARQRQAIVDGLRDSVLGFSENVPGTTAKDVLDIVLITQYFDTMKEIGASSKSSSVFIPHGPGAVHDVAAQIRDGLLQSSSL
- the LOC123198337 gene encoding serine/threonine-protein kinase PBL34-like isoform X1, producing MGLSPESVKVKNGEVNSSSNKKSRKVKKKIKDGAEEEDEIGCWVRFRFMESCMPSRSKVDSSLSGTSTNYNNKSPNEKRRDQPVVPVSSTTTSNAESTSSTPKFSEELKIASQLRKFTFNDLKLATRNFRPESLLGEGGFGCVFKGWVEENGTAPVKPGTGLTVAVKTLNHDGLQGHKEWLAEVNFLGNLLHPNLVKLVGYCIEDDQRLLVYEFMPRGSLENHLFRKGSLPLPWSIRMKIALGAAKGLAFLHEEAEKPVIYRDFKTSNILLDADYNAKLSDFGLAKDAPEEGKTHVSTRVMGTYGYAAPEYVMTGHLTSKSDVYSFGVVLLEMLTGRRSMDKNRPNGEHNLVEWARPHLGDKRRFYRLLDPRLEGHFSIKGSQKAAQLAAQCLSRDPKSRPRMSEVVEALKPLPNLKDMASSSYYFQSMQADHNRSNRNYKNGARTQVGFITRNGQPPMRSLSNPNGHASPYHHPHPSPKPNGKK
- the LOC123198337 gene encoding serine/threonine-protein kinase PBL34-like isoform X2, with the protein product MGLSPESVKVKNGEVNSSSNKKSRKVKKKIKDGAEEEDEIGCWVRFRFMESCMPSRSKVDSSLSGTSTNYNNKSPNEKRRDQPVVPVSSTTTSNAESTSSTPKFSEELKIASQLRKFTFNDLKLATRNFRPESLLGEGGFGCVFKGWVEENGTAPVKPGTGLTVAVKTLNHDGLQGHKEWLAEVNFLGNLLHPNLVKLVGYCIEDDQRLLVYEFMPRGSLENHLFRRSLPLPWSIRMKIALGAAKGLAFLHEEAEKPVIYRDFKTSNILLDADYNAKLSDFGLAKDAPEEGKTHVSTRVMGTYGYAAPEYVMTGHLTSKSDVYSFGVVLLEMLTGRRSMDKNRPNGEHNLVEWARPHLGDKRRFYRLLDPRLEGHFSIKGSQKAAQLAAQCLSRDPKSRPRMSEVVEALKPLPNLKDMASSSYYFQSMQADHNRSNRNYKNGARTQVGFITRNGQPPMRSLSNPNGHASPYHHPHPSPKPNGKK